The Desulforegulaceae bacterium genome has a window encoding:
- a CDS encoding cobyrinate a,c-diamide synthase: MPKNSECSSLVTIAGLRGGSGKTFVSLGLVSLLRGIGKKVSPFKKGPDYIDAGWLALASGRHCYNLDTYMCTNEIVKQSFGYHSQGSDFALIEGNRGLFDSIDVDGLTSTAEIAKLLNSPVIVCIDCTKCTMTIAAIVMGLRAFDPELELSGVIFNRVAGPRHAGKLTKAVEHYTDVQVIGALPKVKKFDFSERHMGLVPTCENKMASLIIEDTGRIIKENLDIDKILSISKSKNSISFEKSPYEVLMSGKSFEEVNIGIIIDNSFQFYYPENILILEKYGANLIKINAMEDKFLPDNLHALYIGGGFPECFAKELSENITMRKSIKEKADNGLPVYAECGGLMYLGKSIILEENEYEMCSFFDMSFTISKKPQGHGYVDAVVKQENPFIEKGTHLKGHEFRYSKIVKNMEKDPCFSYELDRGVGIIDNMDGITKKNTLASFIHLHAFGSPSWAEAMVTAAEKYKKA, translated from the coding sequence ATGCCTAAAAATTCAGAGTGTAGTTCTTTAGTTACAATTGCAGGTTTAAGAGGTGGTTCAGGTAAAACCTTTGTATCTCTTGGACTCGTGTCTTTACTCAGAGGCATTGGTAAAAAAGTATCTCCTTTTAAGAAGGGTCCTGATTATATTGATGCCGGCTGGTTGGCTCTTGCCTCAGGCCGGCATTGCTATAATTTGGACACGTATATGTGTACCAATGAAATTGTTAAACAATCTTTTGGTTATCATTCCCAGGGCTCTGATTTTGCACTTATTGAAGGGAACCGAGGGCTTTTTGATTCAATAGATGTTGATGGACTTACCAGTACTGCAGAAATAGCAAAGCTCCTTAATTCTCCTGTAATCGTCTGTATTGACTGCACAAAATGTACAATGACAATAGCTGCAATTGTTATGGGACTAAGAGCCTTTGATCCTGAACTTGAACTTTCAGGAGTGATTTTCAATAGAGTTGCAGGGCCAAGACATGCAGGCAAGCTTACAAAAGCTGTTGAGCATTATACTGATGTTCAAGTTATTGGTGCTCTTCCTAAAGTAAAGAAATTTGATTTTTCCGAAAGGCATATGGGACTTGTACCAACTTGTGAAAACAAGATGGCTTCTCTTATTATTGAAGATACTGGGAGGATAATCAAAGAAAATCTTGACATTGATAAAATATTATCCATTTCAAAGTCTAAAAATTCTATTTCCTTTGAAAAATCGCCTTACGAGGTCTTAATGTCTGGTAAAAGCTTTGAAGAAGTTAATATCGGCATTATCATCGATAATTCTTTCCAATTTTATTATCCTGAAAATATACTTATTCTTGAAAAGTATGGAGCAAATCTTATCAAAATCAATGCCATGGAAGATAAGTTTCTTCCTGACAACCTCCATGCATTATATATAGGGGGGGGATTTCCAGAATGTTTTGCAAAGGAACTTTCTGAAAATATAACCATGAGAAAGTCTATAAAAGAAAAAGCTGATAATGGTCTTCCTGTATATGCAGAGTGCGGGGGGTTGATGTATCTGGGAAAATCCATAATTCTTGAAGAAAACGAATACGAGATGTGTTCTTTTTTTGATATGAGTTTTACAATTTCGAAAAAACCCCAGGGTCATGGGTATGTTGATGCTGTTGTTAAACAGGAAAATCCCTTTATTGAAAAAGGTACTCATCTTAAAGGCCATGAATTTAGATATTCCAAGATTGTTAAAAATATGGAAAAGGATCCCTGCTTCTCCTATGAATTGGACAGAGGCGTAGGTATAATCGACAATATGGACGGAATAACAAAGAAGAATACTTTGGCTTCATTTATTCACCTTCATGCTTTTGGTTCCCCCTCCTGGGCAGAAGCCATGGTAACTGCTGCAGAAAAATATAAAAAAGCCTAA
- the tatC gene encoding twin-arginine translocase subunit TatC, with the protein MNQNKEKINLTDHLTELRSRLIKCFFAISAGFVGSYFFKEKIFFFLIKPLRQALEENGQLIFTSLPEAFFTYIKTALFSGIIISLPFVLYQFWLFVSPGLYSKEKKAVIILTILSIVFFSAGASFAYFIVFPYGFNFLLGFANENIKALPSMKEYFSFAAKLLFAFGLSFQLPLVLSGLSKMGIVSPKFLKKQRKYAILIFFVFAAIITPPDVVTQIMMAVPMILLYELGILGAIVFAKKKD; encoded by the coding sequence ATGAATCAGAATAAAGAAAAAATAAACTTAACAGATCATTTAACAGAATTAAGATCAAGGTTGATTAAATGTTTTTTTGCAATCAGTGCCGGCTTTGTAGGATCATATTTTTTTAAAGAAAAGATCTTCTTTTTCTTAATCAAACCTTTAAGGCAAGCTCTTGAAGAAAATGGGCAACTTATATTCACATCTCTTCCTGAAGCTTTTTTCACTTATATTAAAACTGCCCTTTTTTCAGGAATAATAATCTCTTTACCTTTTGTCCTCTATCAATTCTGGCTTTTTGTTTCCCCGGGTCTTTATTCAAAGGAAAAAAAAGCTGTAATTATTCTTACAATACTTTCAATTGTTTTTTTTAGTGCAGGTGCTTCATTTGCCTATTTTATTGTATTCCCTTACGGATTTAATTTTCTTTTGGGATTTGCCAATGAAAATATCAAAGCACTTCCCTCAATGAAAGAATATTTTTCATTTGCAGCAAAACTTTTGTTTGCATTTGGTCTTTCTTTTCAACTTCCTCTTGTTTTGAGCGGGCTTTCTAAAATGGGAATTGTTTCACCCAAATTTTTAAAAAAACAAAGAAAATATGCAATTTTGATTTTTTTTGTTTTTGCAGCTATTATAACTCCCCCGGATGTTGTCACCCAGATTATGATGGCAGTCCCTATGATTTTACTTTATGAACTGGGAATTTTAGGAGCAATTGTATTTGCCAAAAAAAAAGACTAA
- the tatB gene encoding Sec-independent protein translocase protein TatB: MFGIGMPEILIILAVALIVIGPKKLPDLAKTLGKAFGEFKRSINEIKETVEVEPELEKKLKSEENSKEKNESE; encoded by the coding sequence ATGTTTGGAATAGGAATGCCAGAAATTTTAATCATTTTAGCCGTGGCTCTTATTGTAATCGGACCCAAAAAACTTCCTGATCTTGCAAAAACCCTTGGAAAAGCCTTTGGAGAATTTAAACGTTCAATAAACGAAATCAAGGAAACAGTTGAAGTGGAACCTGAACTTGAGAAAAAACTGAAGTCCGAGGAAAATTCAAAAGAAAAAAATGAATCAGAATAA